Proteins co-encoded in one Trichoplusia ni isolate ovarian cell line Hi5 chromosome 19, tn1, whole genome shotgun sequence genomic window:
- the LOC113503575 gene encoding NAD-dependent protein deacetylase Sirt6: protein MSCNYAEGLSPYANKGVLGVPEKFDSLEKLNTKCQLLAQLISEAEHVVVHTGAGISTSAGIPDFRSPNGVWTLERQGKKPENDTSFVDAVPTKTHMILKKLVECNKVQYIVSQNIDGLHLKSGLQRKYLAELHGNMFIDQCKLCQRQFVRSTPVETVGKRSSGVPCAAELVSGRPCRGRLYDIVLDWEHSLPRNDFAMATWHSCVADLSICLGTTLQIMPSCDIPLETVKYGGKLVICNLQPTKHDNKADLTINYYVDVILEKVMSILNIDIPTYCEDENPIKKARSAMIEWTIDNRDMLQIEKLWKDKCKGVKKNKVLIKKRNSTEVTGNEVTDDKSKIIKLEVKEEVSDDKSKIIKVDVKQEVIDDVDVKQEITEN from the exons ATGTCTTGTAATTACGCTGAAGGGTTGTCTCCTTATGCAAACAAAGGTGTTTTAGGAGTGCCAGAG AAATTCGACTCTTTGGAGAAATTAAACACGAAGTGTCAGTTATTGGCCCAGCTCATAAGTGAGGCAGAGCATGTTGTTGTTCATACTGGGGCAGGCATCAGCACGTCAGCTGGTATACCAGACTTCAG GAGTCCCAATGGTGTATGGACATTAGAAAGACAAGGCAAGAAGCCCGAAAATGACACGTCGTTTGTAGATGCTGTGCCCACAAAAACACATATGATATTAAAGAAACTGGTTGAGTGTAATAAAGTGCAGTATATAGTTAGTCAGAACATAGATGGCTTGCATCTCAAGTCTGGACTGCAGAGGAAGTATCTGGCAGAGCTTCATGGCAACATGTTTATTGATCAATGTAAATTGTGTCAAAG GCAATTTGTGCGCAGTACTCCTGTGGAGACAGTTGGCAAGAGAAGTAGTGGGGTACCATGTGCTGCTGAGCTTGTGTCTGGTAGGCCTTGCAGGGGCCGGCTCTATGATATTGTACTAGATTGGGAACATAGTCTGCCTCGAAATGATTTTGCTATGGCCACGTGGCATTCATG TGTTGCAGACTTGAGTATATGCTTAGGCACGACTCTTCAGATAATGCCAAGTTGTGATATACCACTTGAAACAGTAAAATATGGAGGAAAACTAGTCATTTGTAACTTGCAACCCACGAAACAT GACAACAAAGCCGATTTAACAATCAACTACTATGTCGATGTCATACTAGAGAAAGTGATGAGTATATTGAACATCGATATACCAACGTATTGTGAAGACGAGAACCCAATCAAGAAAGCTCGCTCCGCTATGATTGAGTGGACCATAGACAACCGCGATATGTTGCAAATAGAGAAATTGTGGAAAGACAAATGCAAAGGCGTCAAGAAAAACaaggtattaattaaaaaaagaaatagcaCAGAAGTAACAGGAAATGAAGTTACTGATGAtaagtctaaaataattaaactggaAGTAAAGGAAGAGGTTAGTGAtgataaatctaaaataattaaagtggaTGTTAAGCAAGAGGTTATTGACGATGTAGATGTGAAACAAGAGATTACAGAGAATTGA
- the LOC113503574 gene encoding dolichol kinase — MEKRRHTFIQNLQNKLDVRILRILLSVDQQITNNLKDGEIATRPALSNGLWCSMLLPTVLILYSLQYEVSELYKLLAFISVGLLSYSLLFVVFVSVSCLVLKENIYGGCTASSLTAALLLFIFLDRGLIFSVTLSMAAVFSYSQLLRMSLMKFPKTFTIGEAMIVTQSIILSAVMVATKLVLNNGDVEDEELQFIYSVIFTILSSVGIIVTALCLLDENQRNLSVLSYILSVAGTYALMILHVNIGVDCILKLVGYIFLDYNRVRLFTFWLALALVAAFVILIRTQLAVKASTVTRKSFHVLASIVFLSGIIYNIRLMTLAAGFGFGLMIFVEALRKADIPPISPALQAAFDVYSDHKDVGYFAMTPMYLYVGLACPLVLVPIHDGYELELLAGVLSIGIGDTAASWFGSKYGFNKWADGHKSLQGTAFNVFSQIAAVYALDMFGLLKLNYSLLRVGITATISGLVEAKTDQVDNLVLPLVSLIAFQTTSILC, encoded by the exons ATGGAGAAAAGGCGACACACTTTTATTCAAAATCTACAGAATAAATTAGACGTACGGATTTTACGTATTCTATTATCTGTAGATCAACAaatcacaaataatttaaaagatggAGAAATTGCAACAAG GCCTGCATTATCGAATGGACTATGGTGTAGCATGCTTCTGCCAACAGTTCtcatattatattctttacaGTACGAAGTATCTGAGTTATACAAACTTTTAGCGTTCATATCTGTTGGATTGCTGTCTTACAGTcttttatttgtagtatttgTATCTGTATCATGTTTAGTTCTAAAAGAGAACATTTATGGAGGCTGTACAGCTTCAAGTCTGACTGCTGCATTGTTGCTATTCATATTTCTAGACCGAG gtttaatattttctgttacCCTCTCAATGGCAGCGGTGTTTTCATACAGCCAACTATTAAGAATGTCCTTAATGAAGTTCCCTAAAACATTCACAATAGGAGAAGCAATGATTGTTACACAAAGCATAATTTTATCTGCCGTCATGGTTGCAACTAAACTGGTCTTGAACAATGGAGATGTTGAAGATGAAGAGTTGCAGTTCATTTATTCcgttatattt ACCATATTATCATCAGTGGGAATTATTGTTACAGCCTTGTGTTTATTGGATGAGAACCAAAGGAATCTGTCGGTACTCAGCTACATTTTGAGTGTGGCTGGAACTTATGCCTTAATGATATTACATGTTAATATTGGCGTTGATTGTATTCTTAAACTTGTTGGATACATATTTCTGGATTATAATAGA GTGAGATTATTTACCTTCTGGCTAGCTTTAGCTCTTGTGGCCGCATTTGTGATATTGATTCGCACTCAGCTGGCTGTCAAAGCGAGCACTGTGACCCGGAAATCCTTCCACGTCCTGGCGTCGATCGTTTTTCTATCAGGAATCATTTATAACATTCGTTTGATGACTCTTGCTGCAGGGTTTGGCTTTGGACTTATGATTTTTGTTGAG GCACTTAGAAAAGCCGACATACCCCCGATATCTCCAGCCCTGCAGGCCGCATTTGATGTCTATAGTGATCATAAG GACGTAGGGTACTTCGCGATGACCCCTATGTACCTTTACGTTGGGCTGGCGTGTCCGCTCGTCCTTGTGCCTATACATGATGGGTACGAGCTGGAGTTACTGGCCGGCGTGCTCTCAATAGGCATTGGAGACACTGCAGCCAGCTGGTTCGGATCCAAATATGGATTTAACAAATGGGCAG atggACACAAATCGTTACAAGGCACTgcgtttaatgttttttcacAAATCGCCGCAGTGTATGCTCTTGATATGTTTG gactattaaaattaaattatagtttacTTCGCGTTGGGATCACAGCTACAATATCAGGTCTTGTGGAAGCGAAGACTGATCAGGTAGATAATTTGGTACTTCCATTGGTATCTTTGATAGCATTCCAAACTACTTCGATACTttgttag